CAATCGTGTTTCTGAGGCGGTCATTCAGGGTTATTTCAAAGAAATTGTCAAGATGCGACAACAACGGCAGGTCATAGGCAAGCTCGATCGCCATTACATTCTCTGTGGCTATGGCAGGACAGGGAAGCAGGTGGCCCTGGAATTTGCGGCAGAGGGTATTCCCTTTATTGTGGTAGACCAAAATCCCGATGCCCTCAGGGTGGCAGAGGAGAATGGCTATCTCACTTTGCTGGCGGATGCAACGTTGGATGAAACCCTAATTAAAGTGGGGATCGATCGGGCGGTGTGTATTGTCGCCAGTCTGCCTTCCGATGCGGAAAATCTCTACACCGTGTTGTCCGCTAAGTCCCTCAATCCCAAGATTCGGGCAGTGGCACGGGCCAGTACAGAAGAAGCCATGCAAAAGTTACGGCGGGGTGGGGCAGATGAAGTGATTTCCCCCTACATCACAGGCGGCAAACGGATGGCGGCGGCGGCTTTGCGTCCCCAGGTCATGGATTTCGTCGATGGTATTATTTCGGGCACCAACCGATCCTTCTACATCGAGGAATATGTTTTAGATGCGCGGCTGTGTTCCTTTGTGGGGCAGAGTCTGATTCAGACGCGATTTCGCTCCCGTACAGGAGCTTTGGTATTGGCAATTCGCCGCGTGGATGGGGAGTTGATTGCTGGACCGAGTGGGGAGACAATTTTGCAGGATGGCGATCGGTTGATTTGCATGGGCACGGCGGACCAGTTGCGCCAACTCAATCAATTACTCAGCAATCCAAATACAGAGGAGTTACGCCCACCCCGTCAGGCAGGGGAAGAGGAGGAATAATGTTACAAGCAGGTTTTGACTTTGGCACCTCTGGTGCCCGTGTAGTGGTGATTGATAGTGAAGATAGAGAACTGTTCACCGCCAAGACCAGCTACAACCTAGCAGATGCAACTACTTGGCAGCCTGCCCTGTATCAACTCATCAAACAAATTCCCCTGGCACTGCGGCAAGAGTTAGGAACAATCACGATCGCTGGCACTTCAGGGACTTTCGTTGTCTGTGACTCCCATGGTAACGTCCAGCTCCCCGTACAACTCTACAACGACCCCAGCGGCAGATCAGCTTTACCCCTGCTGCAGTCAATTTGTCCTGAGTCCCCTGTTGTTCTGAGCAGCACTTCCACCCTTGCCCGCTTAGTCCATCTCCGCCCCCTTTGGCAACCAGACTGGCAGTTAGTGCACCATTGCGATCGCCTTGCTTACTTTCTCCATCGGCACCAGGGAGTGACGGATTGGCACAATGCCCTCAAGCTGGGTTTTGACCCCATCACCCTTACTTACCCCCACTCCATCCTGGCACTGGGCTTTAATCTGCCCCAGGTAGTAGCCCCAGGCACGATCGTTGCCCCTATCGCCCCCCCAGTGGCTAAAGAGTTAGACATCAACCCGGACTGCCACATTACCAGTGGCACAACCGACAGTAATGCAGCGTTTCTAGCGGCAGTAGGAGAGAACTTCCAACTGGGCACGGCAGTCACTTCCCTGGGGTCAACTTTGACGGTGAAAATTCTCAGCCGTCAGCCGATTTTTAGCCGCGACTATGGAGTTTATAGCCATCGCTGGAATTACCAGGGACAAACCTACTGGCTAGTAGGAGGAGCATCTAACACGGGGGGAGCAGTCCTAGCCCACTTTTTCAGCCCCGACCAGATCGCCACCCTCAGCAGCAAAATTGACCCCGATCAACCCACTAGCTTTAATTACTATCCCCTCTTGCAACCAGGGGAACGCTTTCCCATCCCTGACCCTGACCTAGCACCCTGCCTCACGCCGAGACCCGATCGGGCGGAATTATTTCTCCAGGGCATACTCGAGGGCATTGCCCGAATTGAATGTTTAGGGTATGCAAGGCTGCGGGAACTGGGGGCAGAAGCAATCCAAGTGCTCTACACTGTGGGTGGGGGAGCCAAGAATGCTACCTGGACTGCTATACGGCAGAATTACTTAGTTGTCACCTTTTTAGCCCCCCGTCACCCTGAAGCTGCCTACGGTGCTGCCCTGCTCCCTAAAATTCATGGATGCCCGCCTTCCCCTGTTCGTACTGGTCTAACTGAATCTTGACGGGCTTGACACGCCAGATTTCCTCGCAGTATTCCCGAATTGTCCGATCGGAGGAGAACTTGCCCACCCGCGCGGAGTTGAGAATAGACATCCTTGTCCACTGGTCTTGGTTGCGGTATTGTTCTGCCACACGGTCTTGACAGTCAATGTAGGACTGATAATCAGCAAAGAGCATATAGGTATCATGGTACATGAGGGAGTCCACCAGGGGTCTGAACAAATCGGGATGCCCAGGGGAAAAGTCACCTTCCGCAATCCGATCGATGACCGTCTTCAACATCTCGTTTTCGTTGTAGTAGGTTTGGGGGTCATAGCCCTCCGCCTTCATGCGATAGACCTGCTCCGCCGTCAAACCAAACAGGAAGAAGTTCTCAGGACCCACCTCTTCCCGAATTTCAATGTTGGCACCGTCAAGGGTACCGATCGTTAACGCCCCATTCATGGCAAACTTCATGTTACCTGTGCCCGAAGCTTCCTTCCCTGCCGTCGAGATTTGTTCCGAGAGTTCCGCCGCAGGATAAATGACCTGCCCTTGGGAGACCGTGAAGTTGGGGAGGAAGACCACCTTCAAACGTCCATGGACATCGGGGTCACGGTTGACGACGTTAGCCACGGAATTGATCAGCTTGATGATCAACTTTGCCATAAAGTAACCAGGGGCAGCCTTACCACCAAACACAAAAGTCCGCGGCACAATATCGATGGCAGGATTTTGCTTAATGCGGTGATAGAGGGTGATGACATGGAGAATAGCGAGGTGTTGCCGCTTGTATTCGTGAATCCGCTTGACTTGAATGTCAAACAAGGAGTTGATATTCACCTCGATCCCTGTGTGATGCAAAATGTACTGTGCCAATCGCCGTTTGTTGTTCTCTTTGATCTGCCGCCAGCGTTGACAGAACTCCCCATCGTTGAGGAATTGTTCTAGCTGCCGCAGTTCTTCCGTGTGGGTGAGCCAGTTTCTGCCAATCTTTTCTGTGATCAGAGCCGACAGTTCAGGATTGCTCAGCAACAGCCAGCGCCGTGGTGTCACACCATTGGTCTTGTTGGTAAATTTTTCCGGCCACAGGTGATAAAAGTCCTTGAGGACATCCTTCTTCAACAACTCCGTGTGCAATGCCGCTACACCATTGACCTTGTGACTGCCCACTGTCGCCAGATGGGCCATGCGGACTTGCTTTTCCATCCCTTCTTCAATTAAAGACAAGCGTGCCACCAACTCTTCGTCCTTGGGATACCAACTTCTGATGTCTTCCAGGAAGCGATGGTTGATTTCGTAGATGATCTCCAAATGACGGGGCAGCACTCGACTGAACAAACTCACTGACCATTTTTCCAGAGCTTCTGGCATCAGGGTATGGTTGGTATAAGCAATCGTTTGTTGGGTAATCGACCAGGCTTTATCCCAGTCCATGTAATGTTCATCCACTAGCAGGCGCATCAACTCTGCCACTGCCACGGCGGGGTGAGTATCGTTCAACTGAATTGCTGCCTTTTCATGGAGATTGTCCAGAGTGGGATTCAACTTGAGATGGCGACGGATCAAGTCCTGCAGAGAGCAAGAGACAAAGAAGAATTGTTGTTCTAAACGCAGTTGCCGTCCTTGGGGGGTGTTGTCGTTGGGATAGAGAACTTTGGAGATAGTTTCCGATCGCATTTTGCTAGCCACTGCCCCGTCGTAGTCCCCCGCATTGAAGGCTTGGAAGTTAAAATCCTCCCCTGCTTCCGCTTTCCACAGGCGCAAAGTGTTGACCGTGTTGGTGCCATAGCCAGGAATAGGCGTATCATAGGGGACACCAATTACTGTCTGCTCAGGAATCCAGCGCACATGGGGTCTGCCCTTGTCATCGTGGTAGATTTCTGTATGCCCCCCGTATTTCACTTCCACCGTTTCATCAATGCGCTCAATCTCCCAGGGATTGCCACCCCGTAGCCATTTGTCGGGGATTTCCACCTGCCAACCGTCTTGGATGCTCTGATGAAAGATGCCGAACTCATAGCGAATGCCGTAGCCCATGGCAGGAATTTCTAGGGTCGCCAGGGAATCCAGGAAACAGGCTGCTAGCCGCCCCAACCCCCCATTGCCCAAGCCAGGATCGGGTTCGACTTCTAAAATTTCCTCTAGGTTCAAGCCTGACTCTGCTAATGCCTGCTTCACATTGTTGTAAATGTCTAGGTTGATCAGGCTATTGCCCAGGTGCCTGCCCATTAAAAACTCCGCTGACAGGTAGTACACCTGTTTGACGTTTTGTTCGCTGTAGGTCTTAAGGGTTTTTAGCCACCGTTGCAGCAACCTATCCCGCATTGTGTAGGACAACGCCATGTAGTAGTCCTTGGGGGTAGCAATGGACTCGTATTTACCTTGGATGAAAAATAAGTTGTCCGCAAAAGCCCGCTTGAGGGTCTCCACACTTAAACCGGTGCGGTCATCTTCAATCTGTACAGGACAGACAGTGCCATCAGCCAAGACTAGGGTGCGTTCGATTGCTTGGGTCATGATTGTTCCTCCTTAATTTAAGTGATAACCGTGGGAGCAGTGCGCCCCGTAAAGTAGGAAATTTGCCCGATCGTTTCTGCCAGGGCAATCAAGTCCTTGAGAGCTGTTTGGGCATCCTGCTGGTGTTTGTGGGGGTCCGGTTCGTACTGTTCTAGGTAAACCCTGAGGGTTGCCCCCTTGGTGCCCGTCCCCGACAGACGATAGACCAGACGGGAGCCGTCCGTAAAGCCAATTCTAATGCCCTGCTTCGTACTGACACTGCCATCAATGGGGTCGGTATAGGTAAAGTCATCGGCATAAGCCACTGTGTAGCGGGCATTGAACTGTTTACCCTGCAGCTGTCCCAAATTTGCCCGCAGGTGTGCCATGAGGTCGTTAGCCCGATCGGTGGGAATCTCTTCGTAGTCGTGGCGGGAGTAGAAATTACGCCCATAGGTTGCCCAGTGATTGGTGACAATCTCTGCTACCGATTTTTGCGTGACTGCCAGGATATTCAACCAAAACAGGATTGCCCACAAGCCGTCCTTCTCCCGCACATGGTGGGAACCTGTGCCAAAACTTTCCTCCCCGCAGAGGGTGACCCGATCGGCATCTAGGAGATTGCCAAAAAACTTCCACCCCGTCGGCGTTTCATAGCAGGGCACACCCAGTTTTTGCGCTACCCGATCGGCGGCTTGGCTTGTAGGCATTGACCTAGCGATACCCTTGATCCCCTGTCGATACCCAGGCACAACTTGGGCATAGTGGGCAAGGATTGCCAGACTGTCGCTGGGAGTGACAAAGAACTTGCGTCCTAAAATCATATTGCGATCGCCATCCCCATCGGAAGCCGCACCAAAGTCCGGGGCATCCTCCCCATAGAGCATATCCACTAACTCCTTGGCATAGACTAAATTGGGGTCGGGGTGACCACCGCCAAAATCCTCTAGGGGCTTGCTGTTAATTACTGTCCCGATCGGTGCCCCCAGGCGATATTCCAAGATATTGTAGGCATAGGGACCAGTGACGGCATGCATGGCATCCATTTTCATGTGGAAACGCCCGTTAGTCAGGAGTTCATGGATACGCTCAAAATCAAACAGCGATTCCATCAACTGCGCATAGTCACTGACGGGGTCAATCACCTCCACCACCATGTCCCCCAGCTTAGTTGTGCCCAGACGATCGATGTCTACATCCCCCGCCTCCAGGATGCGGTAGCTGGTAATGGTTTTACTTGCCTCGTAAATCGCCTCTGTAATCTTTTCGGGAGCGGGACCGCCGTTGCTGACATTGTATTTGATGCCAAAGTCGCCGTGGATACCCCCTGGGTTGTGGCTGGCAGAGAGGACAATTCCCCCAAAGGCTTGGTATTTGCGAATAAGACAGGAAACTGCGGGTGTAGACAAAATTCCCCCTTGTCCTACCATCACTTTGCCCAAGCCGTTTGCCGCTGCCATTTTGAGGATGATTTGAATTGCTGGGCGGTTGTAATAGCGTCCATCCCCCCCCACCACAAGGGTTTTCCCCTGGTAGTCCGTCAGGGTGTTAAAAATGGACTGGACAAAGTTCTCCAGGTAGTGGGGTTGCTGAAATACAGATACTGCCTTGCGTAGCCCTGAAGTACCAGGTTTTTGGTCGGAATAGGGAGTGGTGGGTACAGTGCGAATTGCCATGATGCCTCTATCTGACTTTCCCAATTCTAAGACAGGGTTCAGCCGATCGTTAAACTGTAACTATTTCTGAAGGTTTAACAAGACATTAGGAGCTGGGACTACGCAGGGCATCCAGTCGCTCGCGGTATTCATCCACGGAAATTTTACCCGATCGCAGGTCTTGGGTCAGTTGCTCGATTTGCGGTTGCAGTTCCTTTTGGCGGGCAGTAATTGCCTCTGCCTGTTGCTGGTAGCGGGCTTCCCCTTCCTGTTTGGCTTTTTTGAGGGCTTCTAGGAGCTCAAACTTGTCTATTTTGCCCCCTTCCGCGTAATACTTATTTGCTGCCTTCCCGATCGCCCAGGTTGTGGCGTAGGCAGCCGCTGCCCCTGTTACTGACCCTAGGATCGGCACTAGTTTCGCCACGTTGCTAAAGGCAATCCTGGCTCCTGTCAACGCCCAACTGCCAAACAGGGCTTTTTTCAAGTCTTCATTCTGGGCAGTGTAACCCCATTTCTCCCCGATTGTCTGGACTAAACTCAACTGATTCCAGTAAATGAGCAAATCTAAAATAATGGCTACCCCAGGGATTGGGAAAGCACCAAACACCGCCGCAAAGAAACAGGCATCCGTAATCAACTGCTCTACTTCTAGTTGCCGTTGGTTAGTGTCGGTGATACGGCGCATTTGGGTAGTCAAATCCGATCGGTTTGCCCGAGTTTCCAGATTTTCCAGCCATGCCTCATAGCCAAAGGGTTGAAAGCCAGCAAATTCTTCGGCAATGCGATCGAGGATTTTTTGTTCTGCACTACAGCAGTTGCCGTCGATGTGAGCCATGAGGTAAGCTGCTTGGTATGCCGATTCCCTGGCAGTTTCGCTGGTAATTTTCTTGAGAATCTCTTCTAGGGGGGGTGTTTCCGATAATAGTTGATCAACTGTAATCCCCTCTAGCAGCGCGAGACTTTCTAGGGACTGGATCAAGCCCTCCCGTTCTTCTTCCAAGAGCTTGCCATCTGCTTTTGCCATGTGCGCTAACAACTGGATACTAGCAATAATCTCTTCCTGGTTGATCGTTGCCATAGGTTTCCTCCCCTTCCTTGCTAGCAATACTAACGACAGTTGCTCCCCCTACCCCCCAAAAATTTAGGAAAAATTTAGGTATCCGCTGTAAAAGCACTCGTTAGATATTTGGTCAAATGATACTTTTCTCCTTTCCTCGCTACTAAAGCCACATCAAAGCGCAGGTTTTTCTCTGTTTCTGGATTCTGTGCTAAGTATGCTTGGGCACTGAGAAGCAGTTTTTGCTGTTTAGCCCCAGCAATAGCCAGGAGTCCCCCATTGTCCCAGTTCCTAGCCGATCGGGTTTTGACCTCTACAAAAATTAACCATTCTGGGTTTGTCGCAATCAGATCAATTTCCCCGTACGGACATTGCCACTTTTGCGCCAGAATTTGATAGCCCAAGGTAACTAGGTAATCCCTAACCAAATTTTCACCCCTGTCCCCTACTCTCTTCGACTCGGACACTGCCGCCCTCCCTTACCCAGGCAAAAAATAACTGATCCACTGATAGCTATCAGCACGATCGGGTTCAACGATCTCTATCATGGATGTAGTTGTTTGGACTGTCTTCTATGATCGTTGCTGCTGACTTACTGCCTGACCACAATCAACTACCTGAATCAGACGGCGCGATCGTGGAAAACTTTGCTGAACATCCCCAGAGTATCTTGCTCACCAGCGCCATTTACCCCATCCTGCAGCAACTCCATCCCGATGGATACTTCACCATAGGTCAGGACAGCGGCATCTACTGGCAAATAACCGCAGACCCCCTCACGGGCTGTGTAGCACCCGACTGGTTTTATGTCCCCAATGTGCCGCCCATGCTCGAGGGCAAATACCGCCGCTCCTATGTCCTGTGGCAGGAGAAAGTCCCACCTTTGATTGTGATTGAGTTTGTGTCAGGGGATGGCAGAGAAGAGAGAGACCAGACTCCCCCAAGCCCTGGTTGCAAGCCAGGCAAGTTTTGGGTGTATGAGCAGGGGATAAGGGTTCCGTATTATGTCATTTATGAAGTCAGCCCAGGGAGAGTGGAGGTTTATCATTTGGTCAACGATCGGTATCAGCGGCTGGGTGCCAACGAGCGGGGGGAGATATTCATTCCTGAGATGGGAGTGGGATTGGGGATATGGCGGGGGTGTTACTGTGGCATGGAGTTGCCCTGGCTGCGCTGGTATGACAGGGAGGGGAACCTAATCCCCACAGCAGAGGAGCGGGCTATATGGGAACAGCAGAGAGCTGACCTGGAGCGTCAAAGAGCAGAGTCTGAACGTCGCCGTGCTGACCTAGAGCGCCAAAGGGCGGAATTTGAGTATCAACGCGCAGAACAGGAACGACAGCAGAAGGAGAAGCTAATAGCCAAACTCCGATCGTTGGGCATCGACCCTGAGGCACTTTGACAAGAGCTGGGAAAAGGACATTACTGCTAAGTTGATAGGGGCTTTCTTTGACAGTAAAACTTGAGCCTGGGACTGTGGGACAAAAATCCTTCCAAGTTAGAGTCTGTGTGAAAGGATGTAACAATCGATCGCGCTGACAGAAATAAGTTGACTTTCCCCATCTAATACTGTAACCTGGCAAAAATGAAACAATTATGAAAAGTAGCCATGGGGAGATACCTGCTGGTGGTGGTGATAGGGTTGCTCCTGCTGGGGTGTCATAGGGGTCATACCACCGCGGACAGGAAGGTAATCCTGGCAACCTTTACGGTTCTGGCGGACATGGCGCAGACGGTGGCAGGCGAAAAAGCGATCGTTACCTCTCTTACCAAGCCAGGGACAGAAATACACTCCTACGAACCTACACCTAGTGATCTGATACAGGGTCAAGGAGTCTCTTTAATCTTGACCAATGGGTTGGGTTTAGAAGCGTGGGCGCAGAAATTTTTGCCTAGCTTGCCTAGAGTGCCTGTTGTAATTGCCAGCGAGGGAATAGCGGTTATTAATCTACAGATGGGCAAACCCGATCCCCATGGCTGGCTATCACCCCAAAATGGCTTAATTTATGTGGAAAATATTCGCCGTGCTCTTGTCCAACTTGACCCCCAGAATGCTGATACCTATAACCACAATGCAGCTAACTATAAACAGGCAATTCAACAGTTGGATGATCAGTTGCGCCAGGCAGTTGCTCAGATTCCCCCCGATCGGCGATTTATTGTCACCTGTGAGGGGGCATTTTCCTACTTAGCGCGGGACTACGGTTTACGGGCAGTTTATCTATGGGCACTCAATACAGAACAACAGGGGACACCCCGCCAAATAGAGAGGGTAATTACTACGGTCAAGGCCAACAAAATTCCCGTTGTTTTCTGTGAAAGTACGGTCAGCAAGGAGGCACAACTGGAGGTTGCCAAGGCAACGGGGGCAAAGTTTGGTGGCGTTTTCTATGTCGATTCTCTGTCAAACACTGAGGGGGAAGCACCCACCTATCTCAAGTTATTGGCACACAATATCCGAACTCTCATTAGCGGTTTACAACAATAGGAGCAATTTTTATGGAATCAATCAGCATTGCTGTGGAAAATGTGACGGTCACCTATCACGATCGTGTTGCTCTCTACCATGCTTCTTTGCAAATCCGATCGGGGATAATTTGTGGTTTAGTGGGGATGAATGGGGCAGGCAAGTCCACTTTGTTTAAGGCAATTATGGGTTTTGTTCAGCCAGTGCAGGGGCGTGTGTTAGTACAGGGTTTACCCGTGCGGCAGGCACAAAAGCGGCATTTAATTGCCTATGTCCCCCAGGCAGAAGAGGTAGATTGGCAGTTTCCCGTGACAGTGTTTGATGTGGTGATGATGGGACGTTATGGCTACATGCCTTGGCTGCGCATTCCTAGCAGGATTGACTATGAGCTAGTTAAAAGTGCCCTGTTACAAGTAGAGATGTGGGAATTGCGGGAACGTCCGATTGGGGAATTATCAGGGGGGCAAAGAAAGCGAGTGTTTTTAGGGCGGGCACTGGCACAACAGGCGCAGATATTTCTGTTAGATGAACCATTTGCAGGGGTAGATATTACCACAGAGAGATTGATTATCGATCGGTTATTGCAGCTACGGGCACAAGGGCACACAATTTTAATTTCCACCCATGACCTCACTTCCATTAAAACTTTCTGTGACCAAGTAGTATTAATTAACCGCAGTATTTTAGCTTACGGGGATACAGAGACTGTGTTTACGCCAGAGAATTTATGCCGCACTTTTGGCAACCATTTCTGTCAGCGGTCGCAAGGAGAGTAATAATGTGGGAAATGCTAGTTGCCCCTTGGCAATACGAATTTATGGTGCGGGCAATTTTGCTGAGTAGCCTAGTGGGATTAGTGTGTGGCGCTCTCTCTTGCTATATGATTCTCAAGGGCTGGGCATTGATGGGGGATGCGGTTTCCCATGCGGTTTTGCCTGGAGTGGTGTTAGCCTATGTGTTGCATTTGCCATTAGCTTTGGGAGCCTTTATATTTGGGGTGGGGTCGGTGTTAACGATCGGGTTTATTCAGTCCCAGACTCGCATCAAAGAGGATACAGTCATTGGCATTGTGTTTACAGGCTTTTTTGCTTTGGGGTTGGTATTAGTGTCACGGGTAAGCAGCACGATCGATTTAACTCACATTCTCTTTGGCAATGTTTTGGGTATTAGCAATACGGACATTTGGCAAACAGTAATTATTGGCATTGTGACCCTAGTTATTCTATTGTTGTTACGGCGCGATCTTTTATTATTTTGCTTTGACCCCACCCATGCCCGCTCGATCGGTATTAATATTGATGCACTCCACTATGTACTCTTATCTTTGTTGTCATTGACAGCAGTAGCCGGTTTACAGACAGTAGGCATTATTTTGGTGGTAGCAATGCTAATTACCCCTGGGGCGACAGCCTATTTGTTGACCGATCGGTTTGACACCATGCTGGGATTAGCGATGGTTATAGGGGTGGGGGGAGCGATTTTGGGGAATTACGTTAGTTTTTACTTAGATGTGGCAACGGGGGGCTGCATTGTAGTAGTACAAACCCTTGTGTTTATTGTGGCAATGTTTTTTGCCCCCAAGCACGGCATCCTGGGCAGAAAATTTTGGGATAGAATTTAGGTATAAGAGTTTAGTGGGCATCCATGAAAATTGCAGCGCGGAGAACGCAAGTTGGTATTGTCTTTACCCTGTTGGGGTTAATTGGGGGTGCCGCCTACTATCTCTTGTTCCAAGCCAATCCGCCGTCGGGGAGCCACAATGCCAATCCATCCCAAGGGCAGTCAGTAGTCAGTCTTGTACCCAAAGAACACCAGGTTAGTGTCTATTGGATTGAAGCGACAGAGAAGAAATTTAGGGCTGTACCCCAGACAGTCAAGGCAATTGACAACGAACAGGCGCTAGAACAGGCAATTCAACAACTGTTTACTGCTCCTCCCAGTGGTCTGTATTCGGGTATCCCCCCTGCCACGAAGCTACTGAACTTCTCTGCTAACGATCGCGATGTCTTCATCAACGTGTCCAAAGAATTTAAGGAAGGGGGGGGCAGTGCCAGCATGCTTGCCCGTGTAACCCAGGTAGTCTATACCGCTAGTAGTCTCAATCCCACTGCCAATGTGTTTATTTTGGTAGAAGGAGAACCGATCGGGACAGTCGGGGGGGAAGGTTTAGAAATCAAGCAACCCATGACTCGTCAGGATTTGCCGTTGGAGTTTTAGGCATTGTTGGCTGAGTGGAGTTGGCAGCGTCTGATTGCCCAGATGGTGGTGGTGCGTGCCTGTGGTCATCTCTACGACCGGCAACGCCAGTATCCCCAGTGGGAGTTAACTAAAGATCAACTAAAGCGCCTCATTTCTGACTACGGCATTGGGGGTGTAATTTTGTTAGGGGGCACTGCCCCAGAGGTATATTTACGTATCCAAGAACTGCAGTCCTGGGCAGAATATCCCCTGTTGATTGCGGCTGATGTGGAAGAGGGAGTGGGGCAGAGATTTGCGGGGGCGACTCGGTTTCCCCCACCGATGGCACTAGCAGGACTAGAACCCCGTCGTTGTTTTGAGTTTGGCAGAGTGACAGCAGAGGAAGCTGCCAGCTTGGGCATCAATTGGTTACTTGCCCCTGTGGCTGATGTCAACAGCAACCCCCTCAATCCTGTTATCAATGTCAGAGCCTTTGGTAGTGAACCCTATCCCGTGAGCGAGCGGGTGCGGGAGTTTATCTATGGCGCTAAACAACAGCCCGTTTTAACTACCGCCAAACATTTCCCTGGGCATGGTGATACCAAGGTTGATTCCCATCTCACTACACCAGTATTGGGCAAGAACTTAGAGCAACTGCGACAACTGGAATTTATCCCTTTCCAAGGGGCGATCGACGTAGGGGTAGATGCTATTATGACTGCCCATTTACTACTACCAGAAATTGACAACCAAGTTGCCACCATGTCCGAACTATTGTTGACGAAAATTCTACGGCAGGAGTGGGGATTTAGTGGCTTGATAGTTACCGATGCCTTAGTGATGGCAGGCATAAGGGAGCGCTACAGTTTACAGGAGATGGTGTTGGGTGCCATCAAAGCAGGTAATGATATTTTGCTAATGCCCCCTGACCCCATTGCCACGATCGAAATAATTTATCAAGCCGTCAAGCGGGGAGAAATTGATCGCGACCGGATTTATCAATCCGTTAACCGCATTTGCCAAGCTAAGGCTAAGTTAAGGCCGCCGCAGAAGATACCTGATT
This genomic interval from Pseudanabaenaceae cyanobacterium SKYG29 contains the following:
- a CDS encoding beta-N-acetylhexosaminidase, translated to MAEWSWQRLIAQMVVVRACGHLYDRQRQYPQWELTKDQLKRLISDYGIGGVILLGGTAPEVYLRIQELQSWAEYPLLIAADVEEGVGQRFAGATRFPPPMALAGLEPRRCFEFGRVTAEEAASLGINWLLAPVADVNSNPLNPVINVRAFGSEPYPVSERVREFIYGAKQQPVLTTAKHFPGHGDTKVDSHLTTPVLGKNLEQLRQLEFIPFQGAIDVGVDAIMTAHLLLPEIDNQVATMSELLLTKILRQEWGFSGLIVTDALVMAGIRERYSLQEMVLGAIKAGNDILLMPPDPIATIEIIYQAVKRGEIDRDRIYQSVNRICQAKAKLRPPQKIPDFDQLHYGYVADRVAQDSIQWIHGGKINLPQRWLNLVVTDCLPKASELLTPQSPAYALPISWGATTIYAEFDQLTYYSLPRERSIFVQIYTRGNPFQGNIANLQSLIELLRDKQILGGILYGNPYLIPIVQANFPQPWLFSYGHYQECQKLCLNLLLPPDSSKSEREFV
- a CDS encoding metal ABC transporter ATP-binding protein, with amino-acid sequence MESISIAVENVTVTYHDRVALYHASLQIRSGIICGLVGMNGAGKSTLFKAIMGFVQPVQGRVLVQGLPVRQAQKRHLIAYVPQAEEVDWQFPVTVFDVVMMGRYGYMPWLRIPSRIDYELVKSALLQVEMWELRERPIGELSGGQRKRVFLGRALAQQAQIFLLDEPFAGVDITTERLIIDRLLQLRAQGHTILISTHDLTSIKTFCDQVVLINRSILAYGDTETVFTPENLCRTFGNHFCQRSQGE
- a CDS encoding metal ABC transporter substrate-binding protein, yielding MGRYLLVVVIGLLLLGCHRGHTTADRKVILATFTVLADMAQTVAGEKAIVTSLTKPGTEIHSYEPTPSDLIQGQGVSLILTNGLGLEAWAQKFLPSLPRVPVVIASEGIAVINLQMGKPDPHGWLSPQNGLIYVENIRRALVQLDPQNADTYNHNAANYKQAIQQLDDQLRQAVAQIPPDRRFIVTCEGAFSYLARDYGLRAVYLWALNTEQQGTPRQIERVITTVKANKIPVVFCESTVSKEAQLEVAKATGAKFGGVFYVDSLSNTEGEAPTYLKLLAHNIRTLISGLQQ
- a CDS encoding Uma2 family endonuclease encodes the protein MIVAADLLPDHNQLPESDGAIVENFAEHPQSILLTSAIYPILQQLHPDGYFTIGQDSGIYWQITADPLTGCVAPDWFYVPNVPPMLEGKYRRSYVLWQEKVPPLIVIEFVSGDGREERDQTPPSPGCKPGKFWVYEQGIRVPYYVIYEVSPGRVEVYHLVNDRYQRLGANERGEIFIPEMGVGLGIWRGCYCGMELPWLRWYDREGNLIPTAEERAIWEQQRADLERQRAESERRRADLERQRAEFEYQRAEQERQQKEKLIAKLRSLGIDPEAL
- a CDS encoding GerMN domain-containing protein: MKIAARRTQVGIVFTLLGLIGGAAYYLLFQANPPSGSHNANPSQGQSVVSLVPKEHQVSVYWIEATEKKFRAVPQTVKAIDNEQALEQAIQQLFTAPPSGLYSGIPPATKLLNFSANDRDVFINVSKEFKEGGGSASMLARVTQVVYTASSLNPTANVFILVEGEPIGTVGGEGLEIKQPMTRQDLPLEF
- a CDS encoding metal ABC transporter permease, which translates into the protein MWEMLVAPWQYEFMVRAILLSSLVGLVCGALSCYMILKGWALMGDAVSHAVLPGVVLAYVLHLPLALGAFIFGVGSVLTIGFIQSQTRIKEDTVIGIVFTGFFALGLVLVSRVSSTIDLTHILFGNVLGISNTDIWQTVIIGIVTLVILLLLRRDLLLFCFDPTHARSIGINIDALHYVLLSLLSLTAVAGLQTVGIILVVAMLITPGATAYLLTDRFDTMLGLAMVIGVGGAILGNYVSFYLDVATGGCIVVVQTLVFIVAMFFAPKHGILGRKFWDRI